In Candidatus Zixiibacteriota bacterium, a single window of DNA contains:
- a CDS encoding response regulator, which yields MAKKILIADQSDTVRSVAENLFRQRGFEVVSASDGMEALDLLRTAEVDLAFLNSGLPEMDGYTVSKQIKSDSNTSDIKTVLLLSTSEIVNQRKFLSSLADETLNKPFSPKDLLEITSRVLDMELDTGGENDLESDGVYHLDEDVEELDLAQDTDVEMDFSTIFADDNKTDADSQMDDIVLSDAATDDSPGKKPVESLDDEQPGSERRKNVKESAGAGRAEESIHLSEDQYGMQTPNEESEVDGPHDYGWFVREMKRDMKSAKSDGTKGKSSSAASAVKTIPTQSQSKAASAEVNFNAEEIGSSKINFRALRASTEGSSMPVVENDETEIPDTDAAKLSLAEKLLVREVADRLAKEILNRFSHSDLRQILTDVLASLKKM from the coding sequence ATGGCAAAGAAGATTCTGATAGCCGATCAATCCGACACAGTGCGAAGTGTCGCTGAGAATCTGTTTCGACAAAGAGGGTTCGAGGTCGTATCTGCTTCGGACGGCATGGAGGCGCTCGATTTGTTGAGAACCGCTGAAGTCGACCTCGCATTCCTCAATTCAGGATTGCCTGAGATGGACGGGTATACGGTCTCAAAGCAGATCAAGAGTGATAGCAACACTTCAGACATAAAAACTGTCCTTCTTCTCTCAACATCAGAGATAGTCAACCAGCGCAAATTCCTCTCCTCGCTTGCCGATGAGACTCTGAATAAACCATTTTCTCCAAAAGATCTTTTGGAGATAACGTCGCGTGTACTTGATATGGAGCTCGACACGGGCGGTGAGAATGATCTTGAGTCCGATGGAGTGTACCATCTCGACGAGGATGTGGAAGAGCTTGATCTGGCGCAGGATACCGATGTTGAGATGGATTTCAGTACCATCTTTGCAGATGACAATAAGACCGATGCCGATTCACAAATGGATGACATAGTCCTGTCCGATGCTGCAACTGATGATTCTCCCGGCAAAAAGCCTGTGGAATCGCTTGATGATGAACAACCCGGTTCTGAAAGAAGAAAGAATGTGAAAGAGTCGGCAGGGGCCGGCAGAGCTGAAGAGTCGATCCATTTGTCGGAGGATCAATACGGAATGCAGACTCCAAACGAAGAATCAGAGGTGGATGGTCCGCATGACTATGGATGGTTTGTTCGTGAGATGAAACGGGATATGAAATCAGCGAAGTCAGACGGGACGAAGGGCAAGTCATCGTCTGCTGCTTCCGCTGTCAAGACGATCCCGACTCAAAGTCAGTCTAAGGCAGCCTCAGCAGAAGTGAATTTCAACGCCGAGGAGATTGGATCGTCAAAGATCAATTTCAGAGCTTTGCGGGCTAGCACAGAAGGCAGTTCGATGCCCGTTGTTGAAAATGATGAGACTGAGATTCCTGATACTGACGCAGCGAAGCTCTCTCTGGCTGAGAAACTCCTGGTCAGAGAAGTTGCCGACCGGCTTGCAAAAGAGATACTTAACCGCTTCTCTCACTCTGATCTCCGACAGATACTTACAGATGTTCTTGCCAGCCTGAAAAAAATGTGA
- a CDS encoding thioredoxin family protein: protein MIKMSNNRAGLFTAAILLSLAVLIVTTSLHAQMDLFGTESEAEEQVVEVSSALSVTAATAGKTYQCAAIIDIVPEWHINSPYVTQDFLIPAELLPDTIPGLTPMGIRYPAGFEANLLGEVMSVYGGRTVIPFSVTIGADVADGDYTLPLRFVFQPCNDKACLPPDTADIPLLITVGQEGEPANAAIFGAIIETTESTEPPIEQEESQSEIQRLIDKHGFWGYFIALGLAFVTGLLLSFSPCTYPMIPITVSIFAGQERTVGRGFILSLFYVGSMAFVYGIMGLIVSLVGGVFGAWLASTPVVIGIAVVFVIFSLSMFGLYELQVPLWLRTKLGKPKSGGGVVSSMIFGVVAALVVSPCVGPFVAGILLYIATAGSPLLGFVVLFVFALGLGTLFMIIGTFSSAISALPGAGGWMESVKKFFGFVLLLMAVYFLRAVIPMEITAILSGLLLISFGVFGGGFDRLVSESGYFDRLKKLLGVLAFLLGAYLLLGSIIMQGFILPPLSVGLSEGGSSIAPHSELIEWETNLERGLARAAGENKPVLIDTWATWCINCRALDRKTFGNAAVAQEAKRFVPVKVQLENSNSEISKDFMTRFGLKHFSLPTTLLLSPDGSVRRIMQGVVEPDDMIAEMRKVH from the coding sequence ATGATCAAAATGTCAAACAACAGAGCGGGACTATTCACTGCAGCAATACTGCTTTCGCTGGCGGTACTAATTGTGACAACATCGCTGCATGCCCAGATGGATCTCTTCGGTACAGAGAGTGAGGCTGAGGAACAGGTCGTCGAAGTCTCTTCAGCGTTATCTGTAACAGCGGCAACGGCAGGCAAGACTTACCAGTGTGCGGCGATCATAGACATCGTTCCTGAGTGGCACATTAATTCGCCGTATGTTACCCAGGATTTCCTGATCCCCGCTGAGCTGTTGCCTGATACAATCCCCGGTCTGACCCCGATGGGCATAAGATATCCGGCAGGGTTTGAGGCTAATCTTCTTGGCGAGGTCATGTCCGTATATGGTGGACGGACCGTGATCCCCTTTAGCGTCACGATTGGCGCTGATGTTGCCGACGGTGACTATACGCTGCCATTACGATTCGTATTTCAGCCCTGCAATGACAAAGCCTGCCTTCCACCCGACACAGCGGATATACCTCTATTGATAACAGTCGGTCAGGAGGGTGAACCGGCGAATGCAGCGATTTTCGGAGCTATCATCGAAACGACTGAATCCACAGAGCCTCCGATCGAACAGGAAGAATCACAAAGTGAGATCCAGAGACTTATCGACAAACACGGATTCTGGGGCTATTTCATTGCGCTCGGCCTCGCATTCGTCACCGGGTTGCTTCTATCATTTTCGCCCTGCACATATCCGATGATTCCGATCACAGTAAGTATTTTTGCGGGACAAGAGAGGACTGTCGGTCGTGGGTTCATCCTGTCGCTCTTTTATGTCGGCTCGATGGCATTCGTGTACGGCATAATGGGGCTGATTGTCTCCCTGGTGGGTGGCGTGTTCGGAGCCTGGCTGGCAAGCACACCGGTCGTAATCGGAATAGCGGTCGTGTTCGTCATATTTTCGTTATCGATGTTCGGCCTGTACGAACTGCAGGTTCCACTTTGGCTGCGAACGAAACTCGGTAAGCCAAAGTCTGGTGGTGGAGTTGTCAGTTCGATGATTTTTGGAGTAGTCGCAGCCCTTGTAGTATCTCCCTGCGTCGGACCTTTCGTAGCAGGCATCCTCCTCTATATAGCGACTGCCGGATCGCCATTACTCGGTTTCGTTGTCTTATTCGTTTTCGCCCTCGGGCTCGGGACGCTTTTTATGATAATTGGCACATTCTCTTCCGCAATCAGCGCGCTACCCGGTGCCGGTGGATGGATGGAGTCGGTCAAGAAGTTTTTCGGCTTCGTGCTGCTCCTTATGGCAGTCTATTTCCTGCGAGCTGTGATTCCGATGGAGATCACGGCAATACTGTCGGGGCTGTTGCTGATATCATTCGGCGTGTTCGGCGGTGGCTTCGATCGACTTGTATCGGAATCGGGGTACTTCGACAGGTTGAAGAAACTCCTCGGAGTGCTGGCGTTTCTTCTTGGCGCGTATCTGTTGCTTGGCAGCATTATCATGCAGGGCTTTATCCTTCCGCCGCTGTCCGTGGGTCTATCCGAAGGTGGATCGAGCATCGCACCGCACTCGGAGCTGATTGAATGGGAGACTAATCTTGAACGGGGACTGGCTCGTGCGGCCGGCGAAAACAAACCGGTGCTGATTGATACGTGGGCGACCTGGTGTATCAATTGTCGCGCACTGGACAGGAAGACTTTCGGGAATGCCGCTGTTGCGCAGGAGGCAAAAAGATTCGTGCCTGTCAAAGTGCAGTTGGAGAACTCGAACTCCGAAATATCCAAAGACTTCATGACTCGATTCGGTCTGAAGCACTTCTCACTCCCAACGACACTGTTGCTGAGCCCTGATGGAAGTGTGCGGCGCATAATGCAGGGTGTTGTGGAACCGGATGATATGATTGCGGAGATGCGCAAAGTCCACTGA